A genomic segment from Amphiura filiformis chromosome 10, Afil_fr2py, whole genome shotgun sequence encodes:
- the LOC140161787 gene encoding uncharacterized protein has product MVDLAIEKNLIIANTYFRKRIGKLWTYMSPTGSKYQLDYVLIRKKWKNSLLNAEAYSTFSSIGSDHRIVSARIRLSLRKSKALSRKKHYDWRVLCSNNKLQQQYTIEVRNRFQPLEDINENATDRYERFISAIAEATEKIIPVRRKIRKACFSSDHRVTTARQKIKKAYETYQECTTEDNRLSYNQAKSELAGAYNQAIEDDLNIKLREVEMAHDNCKHSQSWRLLNDITGRKSSMRGQLKGDTQMERVNNWYHHFKDLLGSSPDIEGEDDIIEPITDVLTIEAGPFSQEEYTKAKTAIAEGKSCGEDGIPPEVLKRCDLDDLVLGFCTLPQ; this is encoded by the coding sequence ATGGTAGACTTGGCAATtgagaaaaacctcataattgCTAATACCTACTTCCGAAAGAGGATTGGAAAGCTGTGGACATACATGAGCCCAACGGGAAGCAAATATCAACTGGACTATGTTCTGATTCGGAAAAAGTGGAAGAACAGCTTGCTGAACGCTGAAGCTTATAGCACCTTTTCCAGCATAGGATCTGATCATAGGATCGTATCAGCAAGGATCAGACTAAGTTTAAGAAAGAGCAAGGCTTTGTCAAGAAAGAAACACTATGACTGGAGGGTATTGTGTTCTAACAACAAGTTACAGCAGCAATACACAATTGAGGTACGTAACAGATTCCAGCCTCTAGAAGACATCAACGAAAATGCGACCGATCGATATGAGAGATTCATAAGCGCCATTGCAGAAGCAACAGAGAAGATCATCCCTGTTAGAAGGAAAATCAGGAAGGCGTGCTTCTCAAGTGATCATAGAGTAACAACAGCAAGACAGAAAATCAAGAAGGCTTATGAGACATATCAAGAATGCACAACCGAAGACAACAGGCTCAGTTATAATCAGGCAAAGTCTGAACTAGCAGGAGCCTATAACCAGGCAATAGAGGATGATCTTAACATCAAGCTGAGAGAAGTTGAAATGGCTCATGACAACTGTAAACACAGTCAGAGTTGGCGACTGCTTAATGACATTACAGGAAGAAAATCGTCAATGAGGGGCCAGCTGAAAGGAGATACTCAGATGGAAAGGGTTAACAACTGGTATCATCATTTCAAAGACCTACTAGGAAGCTCCCCAGACATAGAGGGAGAAGATGATATAATAGAGCCCATCACAGATGTTCTCACAATTGAGGCTGGGCCTTTTAGCCAGGAAGAATATACAAAGGCAAAGACAGCAATAGCAGAAGGAAAGAGTTGTGGTGAAGACGGCATCCCACCAGAAGTCTTAAAGAGATGTGACCTGGATGACCTGGTGCTAGGTTTTTGCACCCTGCCACAATAA